The following are encoded in a window of Rhabdothermincola sediminis genomic DNA:
- a CDS encoding IS3 family transposase (programmed frameshift): MAKRRRHTPDQIIRKLAEGNKLLAGGTELDEVCRHLQITASTWHRWVAQYGGMKASDAKRLKELEGENARLKKLLAEAELDKAMLREIGGGKLLTPNRRRSAVVMLRDRFGVSERRACTVVGQHRSTQRLEPPAPAADEAWLRAWLRDFAQRRPRWGWRRAASELRRGGHRINNKRVQRLWREEGLRVPYKKRKKPHRGIGVAVGAMCPIRPNVLWALDFQFDTTVDGRTLKLLNVVDEYTRECPAIVVDRRIDADRVVATLDAIAAVRGFPVYLRFDNGREFIAQAVADWCRFNGVNTIFIDPGSPWQNAWIESFNSRLRDELLNLWHFDSLLEAQVLIEDWRIDYNTNRPHSAHGDLTPSEFAQAWTTRHQPALA, from the exons ATGGCCAAGCGACGGCGGCATACGCCTGACCAGATCATCCGCAAGCTCGCCGAGGGCAACAAGCTGCTCGCGGGCGGGACCGAGCTTGATGAGGTGTGCCGGCACCTGCAGATCACGGCGTCGACCTGGCATCGCTGGGTGGCGCAGTACGGCGGCATGAAGGCGTCCGACGCCAAGCGGCTCAAGGAGCTCGAAGGTGAGAACGCCCGGCTGAAGAAGCTGCTCGCCGAGGCCGAGCTGGACAAGGCGATGCTGCGGGAGATCG GCGGAGGGAAACTTCTGACCCCGAACCGGCGGCGCAGCGCGGTGGTGATGCTGCGCGACCGGTTCGGGGTGTCGGAGCGACGAGCGTGCACGGTGGTCGGCCAGCACCGCTCCACCCAACGGCTCGAGCCGCCCGCCCCAGCAGCGGACGAGGCGTGGCTGCGGGCCTGGCTGCGGGACTTCGCCCAGCGGCGACCCCGGTGGGGGTGGCGGCGCGCCGCCAGCGAGCTGCGCCGGGGCGGTCATCGGATCAACAACAAGCGGGTGCAGCGCCTGTGGCGCGAGGAAGGACTGCGGGTGCCGTACAAGAAGCGCAAGAAGCCCCACCGCGGGATCGGCGTCGCCGTCGGTGCTATGTGCCCGATCCGGCCGAACGTGCTGTGGGCGCTCGACTTCCAGTTCGACACCACCGTCGACGGCCGCACCCTCAAGCTGCTCAACGTCGTCGACGAGTACACCCGGGAGTGCCCCGCCATCGTCGTGGACCGGCGCATCGACGCCGACCGCGTCGTCGCCACCCTCGACGCCATCGCCGCCGTGCGCGGCTTCCCGGTCTACCTGCGCTTCGACAACGGCAGAGAGTTCATCGCCCAAGCCGTCGCCGACTGGTGCCGGTTCAACGGGGTGAACACCATCTTCATCGACCCCGGCTCACCGTGGCAGAACGCCTGGATCGAGTCGTTCAACAGTCGTCTGCGCGACGAGCTGCTCAACCTCTGGCACTTCGACAGCCTCCTCGAAGCCCAGGTGCTCATCGAGGACTGGCGGATCGACTACAACACCAACCGACCCCACAGCGCCCACGGCGACCTCACCCCCAGCGAGTTCGCCCAAGCCTGGACCACCCGACACCAACCAGCACTCGCATAG
- a CDS encoding acyl-CoA dehydrogenase family protein, protein MDFDLSADQLALRDAARELLAGYASPAQVRAVVDAGGGFDPRLWAAMVEQGWTAIALPESCGGLGLGFVEVAVLLEQVGAHVAPAPVLQQIVALAMLAEATPEWVEPLVSGRSIATIAWGPLSAQEAGDGWVLTGRSEPAVFAPSADVAVVRSDEAVFAVDLRAGGRPAVEPAMDRTREVGWLAFEATPAVRLGGVEALERFCDLGATAYSAELLGIASRSLELAVAHAKDREQFGRPIGSFQAVKHRCADMLVDVEGMRSSAYWAAWCVAADDPERSIAASTAKIWCSDAARRVTASALQVHGGIGFTWESDVHLFLKRSQLDERAFGDTVFHRNRLASMLRARVEAGESVI, encoded by the coding sequence GTGGACTTCGACCTCTCTGCCGACCAGCTCGCCCTGCGCGACGCGGCTCGTGAGCTGCTGGCCGGCTACGCGTCGCCGGCGCAGGTCCGGGCGGTGGTCGATGCCGGTGGCGGGTTCGACCCGAGACTGTGGGCCGCGATGGTCGAGCAGGGCTGGACCGCGATCGCGCTCCCGGAATCCTGCGGGGGTCTCGGGCTCGGCTTCGTCGAGGTGGCGGTGCTGCTCGAGCAGGTCGGTGCGCACGTGGCGCCCGCGCCGGTACTCCAACAGATCGTCGCTCTGGCGATGCTGGCGGAAGCCACACCGGAGTGGGTCGAGCCGCTGGTGAGTGGGCGGTCCATCGCCACCATCGCCTGGGGGCCCTTGTCGGCACAGGAGGCCGGTGATGGCTGGGTGCTCACCGGTCGCTCTGAGCCCGCGGTGTTCGCGCCGTCGGCGGACGTGGCGGTGGTGCGCTCGGACGAGGCGGTGTTCGCGGTCGATCTGCGTGCCGGTGGACGGCCCGCAGTGGAACCGGCGATGGATCGCACCCGCGAGGTGGGCTGGTTGGCCTTCGAGGCCACGCCCGCGGTGCGCCTCGGGGGAGTCGAGGCGCTGGAGCGGTTCTGCGACCTGGGGGCCACGGCCTACTCGGCCGAGCTGCTCGGGATCGCGTCGCGCTCGCTGGAGCTGGCGGTCGCCCACGCCAAGGACCGGGAGCAGTTCGGGCGCCCGATCGGATCGTTCCAGGCGGTCAAGCACCGGTGTGCGGACATGCTCGTCGATGTGGAGGGGATGCGCTCCAGCGCGTACTGGGCGGCATGGTGCGTGGCCGCGGACGACCCCGAGCGATCGATCGCGGCGTCGACGGCCAAGATTTGGTGCTCGGACGCGGCGCGCCGGGTGACCGCGTCGGCGTTGCAGGTGCACGGGGGGATCGGCTTCACGTGGGAGTCCGACGTGCACCTGTTCCTGAAGCGGTCGCAGCTCGACGAGCGAGCCTTCGGTGACACGGTGTTCCACCGGAACCGGCTGGCGTCGATGCTACGGGCGCGGGTCGAGGCGGGTGAGAGCGTGATCTGA
- a CDS encoding acyl-CoA dehydrogenase family protein: MDLAPTPEQQAFRAECRTWLQANLPWEYGKGLPPHFDDLAEEVTFLRGWQRRLAEGRWVGVTWPERYGGRGAGPLHHYIVQEELARARAPELVGRIGVNLVGPTLLAHGTAAQRERWLPKILDASELFCQLFSEPGAGSDLAALATRAERVEGGWRINGQKVWTSYAQFADWGLLLARTDPTAPKHQGISAFVIDMHQPGVEVRPLRQITDEYDFNEVFFTDAFVPEENLIGAENEGWRVSSSTLTHERGTNPRQLVIHAQLLEELLRLALEQGRFDDPRLQQRLAEAYVEVRLFQLHNWRSLSRLEHGRELGPEGSALKLYWSEMSKRLHDTAMAVLADAAPLWWGASGNPGGGRWQRSWLYYHAASVFAGTNEIQRTIIGERVLGLPREPRQETATR; encoded by the coding sequence ATGGACCTCGCTCCCACGCCAGAGCAGCAGGCGTTCCGGGCCGAGTGCCGGACATGGCTGCAAGCCAACCTCCCTTGGGAGTACGGCAAGGGGCTCCCCCCGCACTTCGACGACCTGGCCGAGGAGGTCACCTTCCTGCGCGGCTGGCAACGCCGACTCGCCGAGGGCCGATGGGTCGGCGTGACCTGGCCCGAGCGATACGGCGGGCGCGGCGCCGGGCCGCTGCACCACTACATCGTCCAGGAGGAACTGGCACGGGCCCGCGCCCCCGAGCTGGTGGGGCGCATCGGCGTCAACCTCGTCGGGCCCACCCTGCTGGCCCACGGCACCGCCGCACAGCGAGAACGCTGGCTGCCGAAGATCCTCGACGCCTCCGAGCTGTTCTGTCAGCTCTTCAGCGAGCCCGGCGCCGGCAGCGATCTCGCCGCGCTGGCCACCCGGGCCGAGCGGGTCGAGGGCGGCTGGCGGATCAACGGGCAGAAGGTATGGACCTCCTATGCCCAGTTCGCCGACTGGGGGCTGCTGCTCGCCCGCACCGACCCCACCGCACCGAAGCACCAGGGCATCTCGGCGTTCGTCATCGACATGCACCAGCCCGGGGTGGAGGTCCGCCCGCTGCGCCAGATCACCGACGAGTACGACTTCAACGAGGTCTTCTTCACCGATGCGTTCGTCCCGGAGGAGAACCTGATCGGCGCCGAGAACGAGGGCTGGCGGGTCTCCTCCTCGACGCTCACCCACGAGCGAGGCACCAACCCGCGCCAGCTCGTCATCCACGCCCAACTGCTGGAGGAGCTGCTACGCCTGGCCCTCGAGCAGGGCCGCTTCGACGACCCTCGCCTCCAGCAACGCCTGGCCGAGGCCTACGTGGAGGTCAGGCTGTTCCAGCTGCACAACTGGCGGTCCCTGTCCCGTCTCGAGCACGGGCGCGAGCTCGGGCCGGAAGGCAGTGCGCTGAAGCTGTACTGGAGCGAGATGAGCAAGCGGCTGCACGACACGGCGATGGCGGTGCTCGCCGACGCGGCGCCGCTGTGGTGGGGGGCGTCGGGCAACCCCGGTGGTGGCCGATGGCAGCGGAGCTGGCTCTACTACCACGCGGCCTCGGTGTTCGCGGGCACGAACGAGATCCAGCGCACCATCATCGGCGAGCGGGTGCTCGGCCTGCCCCGGGAGCCGAGGCAGGAGACCGCGACCCGATGA
- a CDS encoding CaiB/BaiF CoA transferase family protein, with protein MGGPLEGLRVIDVGTRISAPFCAGLLGEMGAEVIKVEQPGVGDFMREIGPFVPVEGDDGPGHSLFWSVEGRGRKGVTLDLRKPEGQELFRRLCRHADVVCENFRPGTMERWNVGPADLDPRLVMVRISVFGQDGPSSLRPGLDRLGIGYGGLLHLTGYPDRPPVRPGVTVSDYLTGVFAAHAALAALYRRDARRIGAGAVVDACLYGSVLRILEWTIAGYDRLGIVREREGNRLANSAPLDNYPTADGKYVCIVAGSDANFRRLCAAMDRPELATDARFARLAERAANAEEINGIVEAWTRSLTAAQIEQRCIDHDVPVATAYTAADIAADPHMQARHDLVTVVDSVIGPVRQQAPFPRFVGEELPAPSSAPRLGEHNREVWRGLVGLSEEEFASAVEAGII; from the coding sequence ATGGGCGGCCCGCTCGAAGGGCTGCGGGTCATCGACGTCGGGACCCGCATCTCGGCCCCGTTCTGCGCCGGACTGCTCGGCGAGATGGGCGCCGAGGTGATCAAGGTCGAGCAGCCCGGCGTCGGCGACTTCATGCGCGAGATCGGCCCCTTCGTGCCCGTCGAGGGCGACGACGGGCCCGGGCACTCCTTGTTCTGGTCGGTGGAGGGGCGGGGCCGCAAGGGCGTGACCCTGGACCTTCGCAAGCCCGAGGGGCAGGAGCTCTTCCGCCGCCTCTGCCGCCACGCGGACGTGGTGTGCGAGAACTTCCGGCCGGGGACGATGGAGCGCTGGAACGTCGGCCCGGCCGACCTCGATCCCCGGCTGGTGATGGTGCGCATCTCGGTCTTCGGGCAGGACGGGCCCTCGTCGCTGCGGCCGGGGCTCGACCGCCTGGGCATCGGCTACGGAGGCCTGCTGCACCTCACCGGCTACCCGGATCGCCCTCCAGTGCGACCGGGGGTGACCGTGAGCGACTACCTCACCGGGGTGTTCGCGGCCCACGCCGCGCTGGCCGCGCTCTACCGGCGCGACGCGCGCCGCATCGGCGCGGGCGCGGTGGTCGACGCCTGCCTGTACGGGTCGGTGCTGCGGATCCTGGAGTGGACGATCGCCGGCTACGACCGGCTCGGCATCGTGCGCGAGCGCGAGGGCAACCGGCTGGCCAACTCCGCCCCGCTGGACAACTACCCCACCGCGGACGGCAAGTACGTGTGCATCGTGGCTGGCTCGGACGCCAATTTCCGCCGGTTGTGCGCGGCCATGGACCGCCCCGAGCTGGCGACCGACGCCCGGTTCGCCCGCCTGGCGGAGCGGGCGGCGAACGCCGAGGAGATCAACGGGATCGTCGAGGCGTGGACCCGCTCGCTCACCGCCGCGCAGATCGAGCAGCGCTGCATCGACCACGACGTGCCCGTCGCCACCGCGTACACCGCGGCGGACATCGCCGCCGACCCGCACATGCAGGCCCGCCACGACCTGGTCACCGTGGTCGACTCGGTGATCGGCCCGGTACGCCAGCAAGCCCCATTCCCCCGCTTCGTGGGCGAGGAGCTCCCGGCGCCCTCGAGCGCGCCCCGCCTCGGCGAGCACAACCGCGAGGTATGGCGCGGGCTGGTCGGGCTGAGCGAGGAGGAGTTCGCCTCCGCGGTGGAAGCGGGCATCATCTGA
- a CDS encoding enoyl-CoA hydratase, with translation MSEFETLLYDVDGPVATITLNRPDQANAQSTQLINELDRALDVADADDGVRVVILAAAGKHFSSGHDLKELVGPSADPELQRRRATAEGKFRHERQMYFDRCVRLYEFRKPTIAAVQGRCIAAGLMLAAMCDLIVAADDAVFQNPVARMSGAGVELLVEPWELGIRKAKEFLLTGDEIDAREAWRLGMVNQVVPRSELAAAARAMAAKIALVPPVTAERIKDSINHTFELMGKRHSWNFHFMAHHFTHNTATALGKLAEREQMGSMKEVFEARDRGDA, from the coding sequence ATGAGCGAGTTCGAGACCCTGCTGTACGACGTCGACGGCCCGGTGGCCACGATCACCCTGAACCGCCCCGACCAGGCCAATGCGCAGTCCACACAGCTGATCAACGAGCTCGACCGCGCCCTCGACGTCGCCGACGCGGACGACGGCGTGCGGGTGGTGATCCTCGCTGCTGCCGGTAAGCACTTCTCCTCCGGCCACGACCTGAAGGAACTGGTGGGGCCGAGCGCGGATCCCGAGCTGCAGCGCCGCCGGGCCACCGCCGAAGGCAAGTTCCGCCACGAGCGCCAGATGTACTTCGACCGCTGCGTTCGGCTCTACGAGTTCCGCAAGCCCACCATCGCCGCGGTGCAGGGACGCTGCATCGCCGCGGGCTTGATGCTGGCCGCGATGTGTGACCTGATCGTCGCCGCCGACGACGCGGTGTTCCAGAACCCCGTCGCCCGCATGAGCGGCGCGGGGGTGGAGCTGCTGGTGGAGCCGTGGGAGCTGGGCATCCGCAAAGCAAAGGAGTTCCTGCTCACCGGCGACGAGATCGACGCACGCGAAGCCTGGCGGCTGGGGATGGTGAACCAGGTCGTGCCCCGATCCGAGCTGGCCGCGGCGGCCCGAGCCATGGCCGCCAAGATCGCACTCGTGCCCCCCGTGACCGCGGAGCGCATCAAGGACTCCATCAACCACACCTTCGAGCTCATGGGCAAGCGCCACTCGTGGAACTTCCACTTCATGGCCCACCACTTCACCCACAACACCGCGACTGCGCTCGGCAAACTGGCCGAACGCGAGCAGATGGGATCGATGAAGGAGGTCTTCGAGGCTCGCGATCGGGGCGACGCCTAG
- a CDS encoding cupredoxin domain-containing protein has protein sequence MSTPRRAMIAAATAALAVVLTASLAGCSNRGGSGGGTDTDRAAPPTTTVGAPGAPAPTTGPRNSAPNACDSKMPGEVMTAEEAVVRFSDQQVCPGYVTVALGTPVTWRNTGQTTYTVTIKDGPLPSSPDLQRERVEPGASVAVELPSGQFAWTTDALEAFVGTVEVQG, from the coding sequence ATGTCCACTCCCCGCCGTGCCATGATCGCCGCCGCCACCGCCGCCCTCGCCGTGGTCCTCACCGCCTCCCTCGCCGGCTGCTCGAACCGCGGTGGGAGCGGCGGCGGGACCGACACTGACCGGGCCGCTCCGCCGACGACCACGGTGGGAGCGCCCGGCGCGCCGGCGCCGACCACCGGGCCTCGCAACAGCGCGCCGAATGCCTGCGACAGCAAGATGCCCGGTGAGGTCATGACCGCCGAAGAAGCGGTGGTGCGCTTCTCCGACCAGCAGGTCTGCCCCGGATACGTGACGGTCGCGCTCGGCACCCCGGTCACGTGGCGGAACACCGGCCAGACCACCTACACGGTCACCATCAAGGACGGTCCTCTGCCGAGCAGCCCCGACCTGCAGCGCGAGCGTGTCGAGCCCGGGGCGAGCGTGGCGGTCGAGCTGCCGAGCGGCCAGTTCGCGTGGACCACCGACGCCCTCGAGGCCTTCGTAGGCACCGTCGAGGTGCAGGGCTGA